A single window of Solanum dulcamara chromosome 5, daSolDulc1.2, whole genome shotgun sequence DNA harbors:
- the LOC129888496 gene encoding expansin-like B1, with translation MAISFNNCSTFMIFMILLLPALCFGTENYYYSKATYYKTSDGKGTPTGACGYGEYGRYVNDGLVTTASWKLYKNGAGCGACYQVRCKDKALCSDIGVKVVVTDSGEGPGTDFILSSDAFAKMAKHPKLAHMLFPKGVVDVDYKRVSCKYGNLKIKINEHSNYHGYLAIIPFNNGGYADIMAIEIYDAKTYKWIPLRRSYGAVFDLANPPKGDLKIKIQIKEGEKIKWIYSNKVVIPYYWKPGSVYETDIQIP, from the exons ATGGCTATTTCCTTCAACAATTGTTCCACTTTTATGATATTCATGATTTTGCTTCTGCCTGCACTTTGCTTTGGTACTGAAAACTATTATTATTCTAAAGCTACCTATTATAAGACCTCTGATGGCAAAGGAACACCTA CTGGAGCTTGTGGTTATGGAGAGTATGGCAGATATGTCAATGATGGGCTCGTTACCACCGCATCATGGAAGCTCTATAAGAATGGAGCTGGCTGTGGTGCATGCTATCAG GTGAGGTGCAAGGACAAGGCATTATGTAGTGACATAGGAGTTAAGGTGGTGGTGACTGACAGTGGTGAAGGGCCCGGAACTGACTTCATTCTCAGCTCCGATGCCTTCGCCAAAATGGCAAAACATCCAAAGCTAGCTCACATGTTGTTCCCAAAGGGAGTGGTTGATGTTGACTACAAAAGAGTTTCTTGCAAATATGGCAatctcaaaatcaaaatcaatgaACATAGCAACTATCATGGCTACCTTGCTATAATTCCATTTAACAATGGTGGCTATGCTGATATCATGGCAATTGAGATCTACGAc GCAAAAACCTACAAATGGATACCATTGAGAAGGTCATATGGAGCAGTTTTTGATTTGGCAAATCCACCAAAGGgagatttaaaaataaagatccAAATAAAAGAAGGTGAAAAGATCAAATGGATTTACTCTAACAAAGTTGTGATCCCATATTACTGGAAACCTGGATCTGTTTATGAAACTGATATTCAAATTCCTtga
- the LOC129888499 gene encoding uncharacterized protein LOC129888499, translating to MVSFSNDGLSDQCVKKRSSVNGYHLLDSGIMPKHKVRKVWAERDFPPGCGRDAPKVDLNHKENHVVSISENMADTLVAHGDNGPNTGVEFCSVEVVDCLVDMEENEELDKLVGNASARTTSVLENGLEEPTSHDRSLEFELSKDHKNSAMSLLKKAKVIGYDELGMEVDEERCSVLVENVVGVYKDHVLHPGSVTDRAIPVCDSKTLSLPQWPIMNGSVEDNISPLPKKKHRRGRVFAVRDFPPFCGRNAPKPTELDRLGGSEASKRVVVLDKGVTENEVIETSKKVMDTGTWPLGLTASLEADSWSETEVTGSKCSLMGRGTVHIEDPEGVQDNYFGRRQLERTVMLPEIVAKKENDNTGKILQKEIIVYSQNEHEKATTARHDFGSGDKLIKPIVHGLVDERCSPWRQRKQTPRPIVHGLMAETNRDWRQRKKTSFDGLMRRNQVQKPSMYRQKMSLVVARKSVPKAKFPQRLFGRSKSAFVGEALPEYSSAPVARNDGIRNLNCEALHEDSPIGQKKCEFDMTRPPFGPKSSSRSDARSKVLETLRLFQSHFRKILQGEESKSRPGGVKNKPEDKIIRRIDLQAAKIVKDKGKEVNTGTQILGKVPGVEVGDAFQYRVELALVGVHRLYQAGIDSMNNGGLLVATSIVASGAYDDDLGDADELIYSGQGGNVVGKVKIPEDQKLVKGNLALKNSIATRNPVRVIRGSKETRTPESGGRPNVVTTYVYDGLYTVENYWTEKGPHGKMVFMFKLVRIPGQPELTWKEVQSSKNSKVRHGVCVPDITEGKESQPITAVNTIDGEKPPPFKYIKNMMYPVGFRPAPPEGCDCIGRCSDAKRCSCAVKNGGEIPYNRNGVIVEVKPLVYECGPHCKCPPSCYNRVSQHGIKIPLEIFKTDRRGWGVRALTSISSGTFICEYTGQLLEDTEAERRIGKDEYLFDIGQNYDGYTANSSGQANLNELAEEGGYTIDAASYGNVGRFINHSCSPNLYAQNVVYYHKETRIPHIMLFAADNIPPLKELSYHYNYTVDQVYDSGGKIKLKRCFCGSSDCSGRMY from the coding sequence ATGGTATCATTCTCAAATGATGGTTTATCCGATCAGTGTGTGAAGAAGCGGTCATCAGTAAATGGTTATCATTTGCTGGATTCTGGAATTATGCCAAAACATAAAGTTCGTAAAGTCTGGGCAGAGCGGGATTTCCCCCCAGGTTGTGGTAGAGATGCTCCAAAAGTTGACTTGAACCACAAGGAAAATCATGTGGTCTCCATCAGTGAAAATATGGCTGACACTCTGGTGGCTCATGGTGACAATGGTCCTAACACTGGGGTTGAGTTCTGTTCTGTTGAAGTTGTGGACTGTCTCGTTGACATGGAAGAGAATGAAGAATTGGATAAGTTGGTAGGGAATGCGTCAGCCAGAACCACTAGTGTGTTAGAAAATGGGTTGGAAGAACCAACAAGTCATGACAGATCGCTTGAATTTGAGTTGTCTAAAGATCATAAAAATAGTGCAATGTCATTGCTCAAGAAAGCAAAAGTCATTGGGTATGATGAATTAGGGATGGAAGTTGATGAAGAGAGATGTTCAGTTTTGGTTGAAAATGTAGTCGGTGTGTACAAAGATCATGTGCTGCATCCTGGCAGTGTGACTGATAGGGCGATTCCTGTTTGTGATTCGAAAACATTGTCACTGCCTCAGTGGCCAATCATGAATGGAAGTGTTGAGGATAATATTTCTCCCTTGCCAAAGAAAAAGCACCGCCGAGGAAGAGTTTTTGCTGTCCGCGACTTCCCTCCATTTTGTGGAAGAAATGCTCCTAAGCCAACTGAACTGGATCGTTTGGGTGGTAGTGAAGCAAGCAAGAGAGTGGTTGTGTTAGATAAGGGAGTTACAGAAAATGAAGTGATTGAGACGTCGAAAAAAGTTATGGATACTGGGACATGGCCCCTGGGGTTGACTGCAAGTTTAGAAGCTGATTCGTGGAGTGAGACTGAGGTTACTGGTTCCAAATGCAGCTTAATGGGACGAGGAACAGTTCACATTGAAGACCCTGAAGGTGTCCAAGATAACTATTTTGGAAGGAGGCAACTTGAAAGAACTGTAATGTTGCCAGAGATAGTGGCGAAAAAGGAGAATGACAACACAGGCAAAATTTTGCAGAAGGAGATTATTGTGTATTCACAGAATGAACATGAAAAGGCGACTACTGCAAGACATGATTTTGGTTCTGGAGATAAACTTATTAAACCAATTGTGCATGGGTTGGTGGATGAGCGTTGTTCTCCATGGAGGCAGAGGAAGCAAACTCCTAGGCCAATTGTGCACGGTCTGATGGCTGAGACAAACAGGGACTGGAGGCAGAGGAAGAAAACTAGTTTTGATGGCCTGATGCGTAGAAACCAAGTTCAAAAGCCTAGCATGTATCGACAGAAGATGTCCTTAGTTGTTGCAAGAAAAAGTGTTCCTAAAGCAAAATTTCCACAGAGACTGTTTGGCAGGAGTAAATCAGCTTTTGTTGGTGAAGCTTTGCCAGAATATTCAAGTGCACCGGTTGCCAGAAATGATGGTATTCGTAACTTGAATTGTGAAGCACTACATGAAGATTCTCCTATTGGACAGAAAAAGTGTGAGTTTGATATGACTCGACCACCTTTTGGTCCAAAAAGTTCCAGTCGCAGTGATGCTCGTAGTAAAGTTTTAGAGACTCTTCGTCTGTTTCAGTCTCACTTTAGAAAAATCTTACAGGGGGAAGAATCAAAGTCAAGGCCTGGAGGAGTAAAAAATAAGCCAGAAGATAAAATTATCAGAAGGATTGATCTTCAAGCAGCAAAAATTGTCAAAGACAAGGGGAAGGAAGTTAATACAGGAACGCAGATACTGGGAAAAGTTCCAGGAGTTGAAGTAGGAGATGCATTCCAATACAGGGTTGAGCTTGCTCTTGTGGGAGTTCATCGCTTATATCAGGCTGGTATTGATTCCATGAACAATGGAGGACTTCTGGTTGCAACTAGTATTGTTGCCTCAGGAGCCTATGACGATGATTTGGGAGATGCTGATGAGCTGATTTATAGTGGGCAAGGTGGAAATGTGGTTGGCAAGGTCAAAATTCCTGAAGACCAGAAACTTGTGAAAGGTAATTTAGCCTTGAAGAATAGCATAGCTACAAGGAATCCTGTACGGGTGATTCGTGGATCTAAGGAGACCAGGACTCCCGAATCCGGTGGAAGACCTAATGTGGTGACAACTTATGTGTATGATGGCTTATACACTGTTGAAAATTATTGGACAGAAAAAGGGCCACATGGTAAGATGGTTTTTATGTTCAAGTTGGTGAGAATTCCTGGACAACCAGAGCTTACTTGGAAAGAAGTACAGtcatcaaaaaattccaaaGTGCGGCATGGTGTTTGCGTTCCTGATATTACAGAAGGGAAGGAGTCACAACCTATAACAGCTGTGAACACAATTGATGGTGAGAAACCCCCACCATTCAAGTACATCAAGAACATGATGTATCCAGTTGGTTTCCGCCCTGCTCCACCTGAAGGCTGTGATTGTATTGGTAGATGTTCTGATGCCAAAAGGTGCTCATGTGCAGTTAAAAATGGAGGTGAGATCCCTTACAACCGTAACGGAGTTATTGTTGAAGTGAAGCCTCTTGTATATGAGTGTGGTCCTCATTGTAAGTGCCCTCCATCGTGCTATAATAGAGTGAGCCAACATGGTATTAAAATTCCACTGGAGATATTCAAGACAGATAGAAGGGGCTGGGGTGTGAGAGCTCTAACTTCTATCTCTTCAGGAACCTTTATCTGTGAGTATACAGGACAACTTCTTGAGGACACAGAAGCGGAACGAAGAATTGGCAAGGATGAATATCTTTTTGATATTGGCCAGAACTATGATGGTTATACTGCCAACTCTTCTGGACAAGCAAACCTAAATGAATTAGCAGAAGAGGGTGGTTATACCATTGATGCAGCTAGCTATGGAAATGTAGGACGATTCATCAACCACAGTTGTTCCCCCAATTTGTATGCACAGAATGTTGTCTATTATCATAAGGAGACGAGAATTCCCCATATCATGCTTTTTGCGGCAGATAATATTCCTCCTTTGAAGGAGCTTTCTTACCATTACAACTATACAGTTGATCAGGTTTATGATTCTGGTGGCAAGATCAAGTTGAAGAGGTGCTTTTGTGGATCTTCAGATTGTTCTGGTAGGATGTACTAG
- the LOC129888498 gene encoding expansin-like B1 encodes MDFFLKHSTLLICLILILPALCYSQTFISKAGYYNTDDGMGNPKGVCGYEEYGRTVNNGEVCAVSRRLFKNGAGCGGCYQVRCRNKGFCSQEGVKVMATDYGEGHGTDFTLSYRAFEKLAKQSSMAQVLFAKGTVDVEYRRISCRYGANLMLKIHERSTYPDYISLVVMNQGGASDILALEVYEEETSSWISMRRAYGAVWDLSNPPNGDLQVRFLISAAAQTKWVQSERVVIPAEWTVGETIETDVQLS; translated from the exons ATGGATTTCTTTCTTAAACATTCTACTCTTCTAATTTGCCTAATATTGATCTTGCCTGCTCTATGTTATAGCCAAACTTTTATATCAAAAGCAGGTTATTATAACACGGATGATGGCATGGGTAATCCAA AAGGAGTTTGTGGATATGAAGAATATGGAAGAACAGTAAACAATGGAGAAGTTTGTGCAGTGTCTAGGCGTCTATTCAAGAATGGTGCTGGTTGTGGTGGATGCTATCAG GTAAGGTGCAGGAATAAGGGATTCTGTTCTCAAGAGGGAGTAAAAGTAATGGCTACTGACTATGGAGAAGGGCATGGAACAGACTTTACACTAAGCTACAGAGCATTTGAAAAATTGGCCAAACAATCAAGCATGGCTCAGGTCCTTTTTGCAAAAGGGACAGTTGATGTAGAATACAGAAGAATTTCTTGCAGATATGGAGCAAATCTCATGCTTAAAATCCATGAACGTAGCACGTATCCTGATTACATTTCACTAGTTGTTATGAACCAAGGTGGTGCTAGTGACATCCTTGCACTCGAAGTCTACGAG GAGGAAACAAGTTCATGGATATCAATGAGAAGGGCATATGGTGCAGTTTGGGATTTATCAAATCCACCAAATGGAGACCTTCAAGTGAGGTTCCTAATTAGTGCTGCAGCTCAGACAAAATGGGTGCAATCTGAAAGAGTTGTAATTCCAGCTGAATGGACTGTTGGTGAAACTATTGAGACTGACGTTCAACTTTCTTag
- the LOC129888497 gene encoding expansin-like B1 — MAISFNNCSTFMICIILLLPTFCFGNKNYYSKATYYKTSDGKGTPNGACGYGKHGKYVNDGLVTAASWKLYKNGAGCGACYKVWCKDEALCSDEGVKVVITDNGEGPGTDFILSFDAFAKMAKHPKLAHMLFPKGVVDVDYKRVSCKYGNLKIKINEHSNYHGYLAIIPFNNGGYADIMAIEIYDVKSYKWIPMRRSYGAVFDLANPPKCDMKIKIQIKEGEKTKWIYSDKVVIPDYWKPGSIYETDIQIP; from the exons ATGGCTATCTCCTTCAACAATTGTTCCActtttatgatatgtataattTTGCTTCTACCTACATTTTGCTTTGGTAATAAAAACTATTATTCGAAAGCTACCTATTATAAGACTTCTGATGGCAAAGGAACACCTA ATGGAGCTTGTGGTTATGGAAAGCATGGCAAATATGTCAATGATGGGCTCGTTACCGCCGCGTCATGGAAGCTCTATAAGAATGGAGCTGGCTGCGGTGCATGCTACAAG GTGTGGTGCAAGGACGAGGCACTATGTAGTGACGAGGGAGTTAAGGTGGTGATAACTGACAATGGTGAAGGACCCGGAACTGACTTCATTCTCAGTTTCGATGCCTTCGCCAAAATGGCCAAGCATCCAAAGCTAGCTCACATGTTGTTCCCTAAGGGAGTGGTTGATGTTGACTACAAAAGAGTTTCTTGCAAATATGGCAatctcaaaatcaaaatcaatgaACATAGCAATTACCATGGCTACCTTGCCATAATTCCATTTAACAATGGTGGCTATGCTGATATCATGGCAATTGAGATCTACGAc GTAAAAAGCTACAAATGGATACCAATGAGGAGATCATATGGAGCAGTTTTTGATTTGGCAAATCCACCAAAGTGTGATATGAAAATAAAGATCCAAATAAAAGAAGGTGAAAAGACCAAATGGATTTACTCTGACAAAGTTGTCATCCCAGATTACTGGAAACCTGGTTCTATTTATGAAACTGATATTCAGATTCCTTGA